The DNA sequence GTGGGCCACAATATCTACGTCATTGGTGGCCACTACATTGATGAATCCGATTTTATCATACCTTCTTCTTACGTGTGGATACTCGATTGTCGCTCTCACACATGGCAGCAAGGTCCAAGCATTGGAATACCGCGCTTCGATGCTTCTGTAGCCGTAGTGGACGAGAAGATTTATGTGATTGGAGGGTGGACGGAGGAATCATGGGTAGAAGTGTTTGATCCAGTGATAGGACAATGGGAACACATTCCAAGTCCACTTGACGGGCGCAAATCCAATTTTACAGAAGTGGAAGTTGTGAACGGTATAATCTTAATCAAATTACGAAGTAATAAGAATGAGTTTCGACTGAATCCGGAGACTAGGATGTGGGAGGTGTCTGAACATGACGAGCCATTCTGTGGTCGAATGGATTGCAAGGTTAATGGGGTCACTTACCGTTGTGAGAGTAATAATAACGGGAGAATCGAATGGTATGATGATAGTAAAAGGAGATGGAAAGAGGTCAAAGGTGTGATGGAAGGGATGCCCCGGTTCGTGTGTAATGCCAAATTGGTCAATTTGAAAGGGAGATTGTTTATGATGTTTGGAGAGGTGAGTTATGAGAGTTCTACAAGGGGAGTTTACAAGTTATGTGGTGGAGAAATTGAAGTGAGTAGAAGAAATGAAGGAGACAATGTTGATTTGTGGGGTGAGGTTCATAAGCTTACTTTGCTTCCAGAAGGGCCTTGGCGTATTTCTAAACCAAGCTCTGAATTTAAGGTTTTGTACTACGAAAGCAAATCTTTTTCTGTGAAGATTTGAATTGGTTATTATTAGTTTTTCCTTTATTACAATGGTTATTATGATTAGGTGTTGAAGAATCGGGCTTTTTGGCTCAACTTTTCTGTGGATGCTTAATtaatgggaaatttacatggtataccaacttttgctatttttttacaaaaatactgccaagcggtattttttacttttttactgtatttttttataaatttcatactgcagtataatGTGTTAAGTTTcattggtgttctactggtgttttattagtgttctactattgttttgagttatactgctttgtgttttattggtgttttataaaaacacagtatttttaaaaaaatttccgtgtgacagtatttttgtaaaagctaactgaaattccagtatttttgtaagtttccctaatTAATTTAAGCtggtattattatttttcttaaatgaaAGTATATATTGATGGAGTAGGAAGACAAGTTTGATTAATACTTATAGCTTTGATTCTAACCTCAAGattctaaatattttttcaaaacttatgCTTCAATATGTAacataatgaaaatatataattgtatCTCTATAGAATATTTCATCAATAAAAATGCAGAAGAGAATATCACAAAAGCActccaataataataaactaaaagTCTTAAAagtttacaaaataaataaaattaagaaaattcttatttatgaaattattttattCTCACGCACACGCTTGGTctgaaataaattataaatatgttgcgaaaattattaattactacgcaagtgcacgcaatcaagtagtatactcacgcaagtgaggtcgaaccacagggaattggattaattactactaaactatacttataattctatttggcaaatcaaaagtatttatgattaaaaaaagaagaaagaaattcaagaaacttaaagaaacaagtgaatattaatcaagatgagagaataggg is a window from the Cannabis sativa cultivar Pink pepper isolate KNU-18-1 chromosome 1, ASM2916894v1, whole genome shotgun sequence genome containing:
- the LOC115708014 gene encoding F-box/kelch-repeat protein SKIP6 — encoded protein: MSAVIPPPLPDVIIPSLPNDLALNILARVPRQYHLVLSAVSKSIKFTLSSPQLYTTRSLLNLTENLLYFKVSSTSLGCCENWFAIYQKPTVSADPICNGLLRFARLPSIPYKLHGHVEAVVGHNIYVIGGHYIDESDFIIPSSYVWILDCRSHTWQQGPSIGIPRFDASVAVVDEKIYVIGGWTEESWVEVFDPVIGQWEHIPSPLDGRKSNFTEVEVVNGIILIKLRSNKNEFRLNPETRMWEVSEHDEPFCGRMDCKVNGVTYRCESNNNGRIEWYDDSKRRWKEVKGVMEGMPRFVCNAKLVNLKGRLFMMFGEVSYESSTRGVYKLCGGEIEVSRRNEGDNVDLWGEVHKLTLLPEGPWRISKPSSEFKVLYYESKSFSVKI